Part of the Virgibacillus necropolis genome, GGGCCGAAAACACGTGAAACGTTTAGTGAGATTGTAGCGGATTCAAAGCTTGTGATTTGGAACGGACCTATGGGTGTATTCGAATTCAATGCTTTTGCAGGTGGAACACAAGCGGTTGCAGAAGCATTAGCAGAGACAAACGGGTATACTGTAATTGGTGGCGGTGATTCTGCTGCAGCTGCCAGCAAATTTGGTTTTGCTGATCAAATGGATCATGTATCAACTGGTGGCGGAGCGTCACTAGAGTTTATGGAAGGTAAGGAACTTCCTGGTGTACAAGCTTTAGATGAAAAATAAATTGAATGAGGTGAGACGATGCGCAAAAAAGTAATTGCTGGAAACTGGAAAATGAATAAAGTGTTAGCAGAAGCGGAACAATTCGTTCAAGAGGTTGTAAAAACAGATCCAACTGATCAAGACGTCGAAGCAATTGTCTGTGCTCCTTTCCCTTTTTTGGTACCACTAGTTGAGCAAACAAAAAATACTTCTGTGAAAATTGCTGCTCAAAATATGCATTTTGCGGAAAACGGTGCATTTACAGGTGAAGTAAGTCCTGTAATGCTCAAGGATTTAGGAGTGACACATGTTGTTATTGGTCATTCGGAACGCAGAGAACATTTTGCTGAAACAGATGAAACGGTAAACAAGAAAACACATGCAGCGTTTGATCACGAATTGACACCAATTGTATGTGTCGGTGAAACACTTGATCAACGCGAGGCGAACGAAACAATGAACCATATTGAAAAACAAATTCGCGCTGGATTAAAGGATTTAACTGAAGAACAAATTACTAAAACAATTGTTGCCTATGAACCAATCTGGGCAATTGGAACTGGCAAAACAGCTTCAAGCAGTGATGCAAATGAAGTGTGCCAGCATATTCGCACGGTTATTGAAAAACTTTCATCAAAAGAAACGGCTAACCAAGTGGTCATCCAATATGGTGGCAGTGTAAAGCCAGCAAACGTCGACGAGTTACTAGCACAATCTGATATTGATGGGGCACTGGTAGGCGGAGCAAGCCTTGAAGCTGAATCATTTATCCAGCTTGTGGAGGCCGGTAAAAAATGACGAACCAAAAACTGGCTGCATTAATCATCTTAGATGGATATGGAATTCGTGATACAGAGATGGGAAATGCAGTTAAACAGGCAAACACGCCTAACTTTGATCGATATTGGAGTAAGTATCCGCATCATCAACTGCAAGCAAGTGGAGAAGCGGTTGGGTTACCAGTAGGTCAAATGGGCAATTCAGAGGTAGGGCATTTGAACATTGGTGCCGGAAGAATTGTTTATCAAAGTTTGACAAGGGTGAACCTATCGATTAAAGATGGCGATTTTTTTGAAAAAGAAGCATTTCTAAATGCAATCAACGATGCTAAAAAGAAAAATAAAGCGTTACACATTTTCGGGCTATTATCAGATGGTGGTGTGCATAGCCATATTAATCATTTATTTGCATTATTGAAACTGGCAAGGGATAATGAATTTAAAGATGTGTTTGTACATGCATTTTTAGATGGACGAGATGTAGGTCCTCAAACTGCGAAAATATATATCCAACAAGCAGAAGAGAAAATGGAAGAATACGGTGTAGGGCAGCTTGCAACGATTTCTGGACGTTATTATTCAATGGATAGAGATAAACGTTGGGATCGTGTGAAAAGGGCTTACGATGCGATGGTATATGGTAAAGGGCCACAGTATCAGGATGCCTATACACTAGTTGATGACTCCTATGAGAATGGGATTCATGACGAATTTGTTATCCCGTCTGTTTTAACGGATGAATTCGGAAATCCGAGAGCAACCATTAAAGACGCGGATTCTATCATCTTTTACAACTTTAGACCAGATCGCGCTATTCAAATTTCACGTACATTCTCTGATGAAGATTTCCGTGATTTTGACCGTGGGGAAAAGGTACCAAAGGGATTACATTTTGTTATGCTCACAAACTTTAGTGAATCAGTTGATGGGTATGTAGCATATAATCCTGTTAATCTAGATAACACAGTTGGGGAGGTTTTATCCCAACAGAATATGAAACAACTTCGTATTGCTGAAACAGAAAAGTATCCACACGTGACATTTTTTATGAGTGGTGGCCGAGAAAAGGAATTCCCTGGTGAAAAACGAATTTTGATTAATTCACCAAAGGTTGCAACTTATGATCTGAAACCAGAAATGAGTGCATATGAGCTAACTGATGCGCTACTTACGGAATTAGATTCTGATACACCGAATGCGATTATTTTAAATTTCGCCAACCCGGATATGGTAGGACATTCAGGGAAGCTAGAACCGACGATACAAGCGATTGAAGCCGTTGATGAATGTCTTGGTAAAATTGTTGATAAGATAGTAGAATTAGGTGGAAAGGCTATTATTACAGCTGACCACGGTAATTCAGATG contains:
- the gpmI gene encoding 2,3-bisphosphoglycerate-independent phosphoglycerate mutase, which encodes MTNQKLAALIILDGYGIRDTEMGNAVKQANTPNFDRYWSKYPHHQLQASGEAVGLPVGQMGNSEVGHLNIGAGRIVYQSLTRVNLSIKDGDFFEKEAFLNAINDAKKKNKALHIFGLLSDGGVHSHINHLFALLKLARDNEFKDVFVHAFLDGRDVGPQTAKIYIQQAEEKMEEYGVGQLATISGRYYSMDRDKRWDRVKRAYDAMVYGKGPQYQDAYTLVDDSYENGIHDEFVIPSVLTDEFGNPRATIKDADSIIFYNFRPDRAIQISRTFSDEDFRDFDRGEKVPKGLHFVMLTNFSESVDGYVAYNPVNLDNTVGEVLSQQNMKQLRIAETEKYPHVTFFMSGGREKEFPGEKRILINSPKVATYDLKPEMSAYELTDALLTELDSDTPNAIILNFANPDMVGHSGKLEPTIQAIEAVDECLGKIVDKIVELGGKAIITADHGNSDEVITPDGDPMTAHTTNPVPVIVTQEGATLREGGILADLSPTLLELLDLDLPAEMTGTSLIKK
- the tpiA gene encoding triose-phosphate isomerase; its protein translation is MRKKVIAGNWKMNKVLAEAEQFVQEVVKTDPTDQDVEAIVCAPFPFLVPLVEQTKNTSVKIAAQNMHFAENGAFTGEVSPVMLKDLGVTHVVIGHSERREHFAETDETVNKKTHAAFDHELTPIVCVGETLDQREANETMNHIEKQIRAGLKDLTEEQITKTIVAYEPIWAIGTGKTASSSDANEVCQHIRTVIEKLSSKETANQVVIQYGGSVKPANVDELLAQSDIDGALVGGASLEAESFIQLVEAGKK